The following coding sequences are from one Lycium ferocissimum isolate CSIRO_LF1 chromosome 3, AGI_CSIRO_Lferr_CH_V1, whole genome shotgun sequence window:
- the LOC132050561 gene encoding uncharacterized protein LOC132050561 isoform X40, with product MENSPNSDDSKKVQISSDRRTRSQTLAVRKEPKKTLSLFLKKNKVYGKNHVKKSKKRKRLKNSSNLGVVVAKRRKVYDEEKEKSEDLEIGDFYVKPKKRYNPRVGAHTNVDIVNLLNEKLDAKQIQMFRETCFGHFLDLPHVVVQHQLIHHLLLKEVVEEEEDALWISIKDVSLRFGLVEFGLITGLKCTGDADKCYDSDGAGRLVDTYFSDFSELTRVPKQSLIDCFLKKRWKSDEDAVKIAVLYFIHTFLFSTVNRKQISRDEIELVESGAYETYPWGKVVFKATLESMKGKLQGKPSMYRLGGLPLAFQCWFYECCPYVNNKIAFRIDDKVPRILSWKVTKQPSFKELSRGIFNKRRDDQLKLRNISPTEFEKTTLGLPESVEIERVNEVASGDGAEVHISDEDVISALPLASWKLPKTKPDPPLKNVNWRTEFKRLSDGQSELKSEIQMLNKEFASLKDCMTASFANIFKAIESLSKKQGEKTAYEFEQLDEGNDPHDRHGDSDSSEFSASEGQENGKDSMGDKDNNEKANEGAMGDVEKANEGAMGDVDKANEVAMGDVDKANEDKANEVAMGDVDKANEGAMGDVEKANEVAMGDKENNEKANEGAMGDVEEANEGARDDVEKANEVAMGDVEKANEGAMGDVEKANEVAMGDRENNEKANEGAMGDVEDVNEGARDDVEKANDVAMGDVEKANEGATGDVEVGETPGDPVEEVERMDVSKSQILPDTCEVSDHITPEQLTKPSHPEPVPENQGDTGVEDSSKRSSNIVDNVDYSLLTEFDKWVGEGMKKQS from the exons ATGGAGAATTCACCTAATTCTGATGATTCAAAAAAAGTACAAATTTCAAGTGATAGAAGAACTCGATCTCAAACACTTGCTGTTCGAAAAGAACCCAAAAAAACCCTAAGtttgttcttgaaaaaaaacaaagtatatggaaaaaatcatgtgaaaaaaagtaaaaagaggAAAAGGTTAAAGAATAGTAGTaatttgggtgttgttgttgctaAAAGGAGAAAAGTTTATGatgaagagaaggagaaaagcGAAGATTTGGAG ATTGGCGATTTTTATGTTAAACCAAAGAAGCGTTACAACCCAAGGGTTGGGGCACACACTAATGTTGATATCGTTAACTTGTTAAATGAGAAGTTGGACGCTAAGCAGATTCAGATGTTCAGGGAAACCTGCTTCGGGCATTTTCTTGATTTGCCCCATGTAGTGGTTCAGCATCAGTTGATACACCACCTATTGCTGAAGGAGGTGGTTGAGGAGGAAGAGGATGCGTTGTGGATATCAATTAAAGATGTCAGTCTGCGTTTTGGGCTTGTTGAGTTTGGTCTTATCACCGGGTTAAAGTGTACTGGCGATGCTGATAAATGCTATGATTCCGATGGAGCAGGCCGGTTAGTTGATACGTACTTTTCTGACTTTTCGGAGCTTACCAGGGTACCTAAGCAATCCTTAATTGACTGCTTCCTTAAAAAGAGATGGAAATCTGATGAGGATGCAGTCAAGATTGCTGTCCTATATTTCATACACACATTTTTGTTCTCCACTGTGAATCGTAAACAGATCTCGAGGGATGAAATTGAGCTTGTTGAGAGCGGTGCGTATGAAACGTATCCTTGGGGGAAAGTTGTCTTTAAAGCCACGCTGGAGTCTATGAAGGGTAAGTTGCAGGGGAAGCCTTCGATGTACAGGCTTGGTGGATTACCATTGGCATTCCAGTGTTGGTTTTATGAGTGTTGCCCTTATGTTAATAATAAGATTGCTTTCCGAATTGATGACAAAGTGCCCCGCATACTTAGTTGGAAAGTTACAAAGCAGCCAAGTTTTAAGGAATTGTCGCGTGGGATTTTCAATAAGAGGCGGGATGATCAG ttgaAGCTGAGGAATATATCTCCAacagaatttgagaaaacaacACTTGGTTTGCCCGAATCAGTTGAAATTGAGAGGGTTAACGAGGTAGCATCTGGAGATGGTGCTGAAGTTCATATTAGTGATGAAGACGTTATCAGTGCACTTCCTCTAGCAAGTTGGAAGCTGCCTAAAACCAAACCTGACCCCCCCTTGAAAAATGTTAACTGGAGGACCGAGTTCAAAAGACTGTCGGACGGACAGTCGGAGTTGAAGAGTGAGATTCAGATG CTCAACAAGGAGTTTGCATCGCTCAAGGACTGCATGACGGCATCctttgcaaatatttttaaagccATCGAGTCTCTGTCgaagaaacaaggagaaaagaCTGCTTACGAG ttTGAACAGCTTGATGAAGGAAATGACCCCCATGACAGACATGGCGATAGCGATTCTAGTGAGTTCAGTGCTAGTGAAGGGCAAGAGAATGGCAAGGACTCTATGGGTGACAAGGACAATAATGAGAAAGCGAATGAAG GTGCTATGGGTGATGTGGAGAAAGCGAATGAAGGTGCTATGGGTGATGTTGATAAAGCGAATGAAGTTGCTATGGGTGATGTTGATAAAGCGAATGAAGATAAAGCGAATGAAGTTGCTATGGGTGATGTTGATAAAGCGAATGAAGGTGCTATGGGTGATGTTGAGAAAGCGAATGAAGTTGCTATGGGTGACAAGGAAAATAATGAGAAAGCGAATGAAGGTGCTATGGGTGATGTTGAGGAAGCGAATGAAGGTGCTAGGGATGATGTCGAGAAAGCGAATGAAGTTGCTATGGGTGATGTTGAGAAAGCGAATGAAGGTGCTATGGGTGATGTTGAGAAAGCGAATGAAGTTGCTATGGGTGACagggaaaataatgaaaaagcAAATGAAGGTGCTATGGGTGATGTTGAGGACGTGAATGAAGGTGCTAGGGATGATGTCGAGAAAGCGAATGACGTTGCTATGGGTGATGTTGAGAAAGCGAATGAAG GTGCTACCGGTGATGTTGAGGTGGGGGAGACACCTGGAGATCCTGTGGAGGAGGTCGAAAGGATGGACGTATCCAAGTCTCAGATTCTTCCAGATACATGTGAGGTGTCAGATCACATCACACCGGAACAGTTGACAAAACCAAGCCATCCCGAACCAGTTCCTGAAAACCAAGGTGACACCGGTGTTGAAGATTCTTCCAAGAGGTCGAGcaatattgttgataatgttgaTTATAGTTTGTTGACCGAGTTTGATAAGTGGGTTGGTGAAGGGATGAAGAAACAAAGCTAG
- the LOC132050561 gene encoding uncharacterized protein LOC132050561 isoform X39, with translation MENSPNSDDSKKVQISSDRRTRSQTLAVRKEPKKTLSLFLKKNKVYGKNHVKKSKKRKRLKNSSNLGVVVAKRRKVYDEEKEKSEDLEIGDFYVKPKKRYNPRVGAHTNVDIVNLLNEKLDAKQIQMFRETCFGHFLDLPHVVVQHQLIHHLLLKEVVEEEEDALWISIKDVSLRFGLVEFGLITGLKCTGDADKCYDSDGAGRLVDTYFSDFSELTRVPKQSLIDCFLKKRWKSDEDAVKIAVLYFIHTFLFSTVNRKQISRDEIELVESGAYETYPWGKVVFKATLESMKGKLQGKPSMYRLGGLPLAFQCWFYECCPYVNNKIAFRIDDKVPRILSWKVTKQPSFKELSRGIFNKRRDDQLKLRNISPTEFEKTTLGLPESVEIERVNEVASGDGAEVHISDEDVISALPLASWKLPKTKPDPPLKNVNWRTEFKRLSDGQSELKSEIQMLNKEFASLKDCMTASFANIFKAIESLSKKQGEKTAYEFEQLDEGNDPHDRHGDSDSSEFSASEGQENGKDSMGDKDNNEKANEGAMGDVEKANEGAMGDVDKANEVAMGDVDKANEDKANEVAMGDVDKANEGAMGDVEKANEVAMGDKENNEKANEGAMGDVEEANEGARDDVEKANEVAMGDVEKANEGAMGDVEKANEVAMGDRENNEKANEGAMGDVEDVNEGARDDVEKANDVAMGDVEKANEGAMGDVEKANEGATGDVEVGETPGDPVEEVERMDVSKSQILPDTCEVSDHITPEQLTKPSHPEPVPENQGDTGVEDSSKRSSNIVDNVDYSLLTEFDKWVGEGMKKQS, from the exons ATGGAGAATTCACCTAATTCTGATGATTCAAAAAAAGTACAAATTTCAAGTGATAGAAGAACTCGATCTCAAACACTTGCTGTTCGAAAAGAACCCAAAAAAACCCTAAGtttgttcttgaaaaaaaacaaagtatatggaaaaaatcatgtgaaaaaaagtaaaaagaggAAAAGGTTAAAGAATAGTAGTaatttgggtgttgttgttgctaAAAGGAGAAAAGTTTATGatgaagagaaggagaaaagcGAAGATTTGGAG ATTGGCGATTTTTATGTTAAACCAAAGAAGCGTTACAACCCAAGGGTTGGGGCACACACTAATGTTGATATCGTTAACTTGTTAAATGAGAAGTTGGACGCTAAGCAGATTCAGATGTTCAGGGAAACCTGCTTCGGGCATTTTCTTGATTTGCCCCATGTAGTGGTTCAGCATCAGTTGATACACCACCTATTGCTGAAGGAGGTGGTTGAGGAGGAAGAGGATGCGTTGTGGATATCAATTAAAGATGTCAGTCTGCGTTTTGGGCTTGTTGAGTTTGGTCTTATCACCGGGTTAAAGTGTACTGGCGATGCTGATAAATGCTATGATTCCGATGGAGCAGGCCGGTTAGTTGATACGTACTTTTCTGACTTTTCGGAGCTTACCAGGGTACCTAAGCAATCCTTAATTGACTGCTTCCTTAAAAAGAGATGGAAATCTGATGAGGATGCAGTCAAGATTGCTGTCCTATATTTCATACACACATTTTTGTTCTCCACTGTGAATCGTAAACAGATCTCGAGGGATGAAATTGAGCTTGTTGAGAGCGGTGCGTATGAAACGTATCCTTGGGGGAAAGTTGTCTTTAAAGCCACGCTGGAGTCTATGAAGGGTAAGTTGCAGGGGAAGCCTTCGATGTACAGGCTTGGTGGATTACCATTGGCATTCCAGTGTTGGTTTTATGAGTGTTGCCCTTATGTTAATAATAAGATTGCTTTCCGAATTGATGACAAAGTGCCCCGCATACTTAGTTGGAAAGTTACAAAGCAGCCAAGTTTTAAGGAATTGTCGCGTGGGATTTTCAATAAGAGGCGGGATGATCAG ttgaAGCTGAGGAATATATCTCCAacagaatttgagaaaacaacACTTGGTTTGCCCGAATCAGTTGAAATTGAGAGGGTTAACGAGGTAGCATCTGGAGATGGTGCTGAAGTTCATATTAGTGATGAAGACGTTATCAGTGCACTTCCTCTAGCAAGTTGGAAGCTGCCTAAAACCAAACCTGACCCCCCCTTGAAAAATGTTAACTGGAGGACCGAGTTCAAAAGACTGTCGGACGGACAGTCGGAGTTGAAGAGTGAGATTCAGATG CTCAACAAGGAGTTTGCATCGCTCAAGGACTGCATGACGGCATCctttgcaaatatttttaaagccATCGAGTCTCTGTCgaagaaacaaggagaaaagaCTGCTTACGAG ttTGAACAGCTTGATGAAGGAAATGACCCCCATGACAGACATGGCGATAGCGATTCTAGTGAGTTCAGTGCTAGTGAAGGGCAAGAGAATGGCAAGGACTCTATGGGTGACAAGGACAATAATGAGAAAGCGAATGAAG GTGCTATGGGTGATGTGGAGAAAGCGAATGAAGGTGCTATGGGTGATGTTGATAAAGCGAATGAAGTTGCTATGGGTGATGTTGATAAAGCGAATGAAGATAAAGCGAATGAAGTTGCTATGGGTGATGTTGATAAAGCGAATGAAGGTGCTATGGGTGATGTTGAGAAAGCGAATGAAGTTGCTATGGGTGACAAGGAAAATAATGAGAAAGCGAATGAAGGTGCTATGGGTGATGTTGAGGAAGCGAATGAAGGTGCTAGGGATGATGTCGAGAAAGCGAATGAAGTTGCTATGGGTGATGTTGAGAAAGCGAATGAAGGTGCTATGGGTGATGTTGAGAAAGCGAATGAAGTTGCTATGGGTGACagggaaaataatgaaaaagcAAATGAAGGTGCTATGGGTGATGTTGAGGACGTGAATGAAGGTGCTAGGGATGATGTCGAGAAAGCGAATGACGTTGCTATGGGTGATGTTGAGAAAGCGAATGAAG GTGCTATGGGTGATGTTGAGAAAGCGAATGAAGGTGCTACCGGTGATGTTGAGGTGGGGGAGACACCTGGAGATCCTGTGGAGGAGGTCGAAAGGATGGACGTATCCAAGTCTCAGATTCTTCCAGATACATGTGAGGTGTCAGATCACATCACACCGGAACAGTTGACAAAACCAAGCCATCCCGAACCAGTTCCTGAAAACCAAGGTGACACCGGTGTTGAAGATTCTTCCAAGAGGTCGAGcaatattgttgataatgttgaTTATAGTTTGTTGACCGAGTTTGATAAGTGGGTTGGTGAAGGGATGAAGAAACAAAGCTAG
- the LOC132050561 gene encoding uncharacterized protein LOC132050561 isoform X13: MENSPNSDDSKKVQISSDRRTRSQTLAVRKEPKKTLSLFLKKNKVYGKNHVKKSKKRKRLKNSSNLGVVVAKRRKVYDEEKEKSEDLEIGDFYVKPKKRYNPRVGAHTNVDIVNLLNEKLDAKQIQMFRETCFGHFLDLPHVVVQHQLIHHLLLKEVVEEEEDALWISIKDVSLRFGLVEFGLITGLKCTGDADKCYDSDGAGRLVDTYFSDFSELTRVPKQSLIDCFLKKRWKSDEDAVKIAVLYFIHTFLFSTVNRKQISRDEIELVESGAYETYPWGKVVFKATLESMKGKLQGKPSMYRLGGLPLAFQCWFYECCPYVNNKIAFRIDDKVPRILSWKVTKQPSFKELSRGIFNKRRDDQLKLRNISPTEFEKTTLGLPESVEIERVNEVASGDGAEVHISDEDVISALPLASWKLPKTKPDPPLKNVNWRTEFKRLSDGQSELKSEIQMLNKEFASLKDCMTASFANIFKAIESLSKKQGEKTAYEFEQLDEGNDPHDRHGDSDSSEFSASEGQENGKDSMGDKDNNEKANEGAMGDVEKANEGAMGDVDKANEVAMGDVDKANEDKANEVAMGDVDKANEGAMGDVEKANEVAMGDKENNEKANEGAMGDVEEANEGARDDVEKANEVAMGDVEKANEGAMGDVEKANEVAMGDRENNEKANEGAMGDVEDVNEGARDDVEKANDVAMGDVEKANEGTMGDVEKTNEVAMGDKENNEKENEGAMGDVEKANEGARDDVEKANGVAMGDVEKANEGAMGDVEKANEGAMGDVEKANEGARHDVEKANEGAMGDVEKANEGATGDVEVGETPGDPVEEVERMDVSKSQILPDTCEVSDHITPEQLTKPSHPEPVPENQGDTGVEDSSKRSSNIVDNVDYSLLTEFDKWVGEGMKKQS; this comes from the exons ATGGAGAATTCACCTAATTCTGATGATTCAAAAAAAGTACAAATTTCAAGTGATAGAAGAACTCGATCTCAAACACTTGCTGTTCGAAAAGAACCCAAAAAAACCCTAAGtttgttcttgaaaaaaaacaaagtatatggaaaaaatcatgtgaaaaaaagtaaaaagaggAAAAGGTTAAAGAATAGTAGTaatttgggtgttgttgttgctaAAAGGAGAAAAGTTTATGatgaagagaaggagaaaagcGAAGATTTGGAG ATTGGCGATTTTTATGTTAAACCAAAGAAGCGTTACAACCCAAGGGTTGGGGCACACACTAATGTTGATATCGTTAACTTGTTAAATGAGAAGTTGGACGCTAAGCAGATTCAGATGTTCAGGGAAACCTGCTTCGGGCATTTTCTTGATTTGCCCCATGTAGTGGTTCAGCATCAGTTGATACACCACCTATTGCTGAAGGAGGTGGTTGAGGAGGAAGAGGATGCGTTGTGGATATCAATTAAAGATGTCAGTCTGCGTTTTGGGCTTGTTGAGTTTGGTCTTATCACCGGGTTAAAGTGTACTGGCGATGCTGATAAATGCTATGATTCCGATGGAGCAGGCCGGTTAGTTGATACGTACTTTTCTGACTTTTCGGAGCTTACCAGGGTACCTAAGCAATCCTTAATTGACTGCTTCCTTAAAAAGAGATGGAAATCTGATGAGGATGCAGTCAAGATTGCTGTCCTATATTTCATACACACATTTTTGTTCTCCACTGTGAATCGTAAACAGATCTCGAGGGATGAAATTGAGCTTGTTGAGAGCGGTGCGTATGAAACGTATCCTTGGGGGAAAGTTGTCTTTAAAGCCACGCTGGAGTCTATGAAGGGTAAGTTGCAGGGGAAGCCTTCGATGTACAGGCTTGGTGGATTACCATTGGCATTCCAGTGTTGGTTTTATGAGTGTTGCCCTTATGTTAATAATAAGATTGCTTTCCGAATTGATGACAAAGTGCCCCGCATACTTAGTTGGAAAGTTACAAAGCAGCCAAGTTTTAAGGAATTGTCGCGTGGGATTTTCAATAAGAGGCGGGATGATCAG ttgaAGCTGAGGAATATATCTCCAacagaatttgagaaaacaacACTTGGTTTGCCCGAATCAGTTGAAATTGAGAGGGTTAACGAGGTAGCATCTGGAGATGGTGCTGAAGTTCATATTAGTGATGAAGACGTTATCAGTGCACTTCCTCTAGCAAGTTGGAAGCTGCCTAAAACCAAACCTGACCCCCCCTTGAAAAATGTTAACTGGAGGACCGAGTTCAAAAGACTGTCGGACGGACAGTCGGAGTTGAAGAGTGAGATTCAGATG CTCAACAAGGAGTTTGCATCGCTCAAGGACTGCATGACGGCATCctttgcaaatatttttaaagccATCGAGTCTCTGTCgaagaaacaaggagaaaagaCTGCTTACGAG ttTGAACAGCTTGATGAAGGAAATGACCCCCATGACAGACATGGCGATAGCGATTCTAGTGAGTTCAGTGCTAGTGAAGGGCAAGAGAATGGCAAGGACTCTATGGGTGACAAGGACAATAATGAGAAAGCGAATGAAG GTGCTATGGGTGATGTGGAGAAAGCGAATGAAGGTGCTATGGGTGATGTTGATAAAGCGAATGAAGTTGCTATGGGTGATGTTGATAAAGCGAATGAAGATAAAGCGAATGAAGTTGCTATGGGTGATGTTGATAAAGCGAATGAAGGTGCTATGGGTGATGTTGAGAAAGCGAATGAAGTTGCTATGGGTGACAAGGAAAATAATGAGAAAGCGAATGAAGGTGCTATGGGTGATGTTGAGGAAGCGAATGAAGGTGCTAGGGATGATGTCGAGAAAGCGAATGAAGTTGCTATGGGTGATGTTGAGAAAGCGAATGAAGGTGCTATGGGTGATGTTGAGAAAGCGAATGAAGTTGCTATGGGTGACagggaaaataatgaaaaagcAAATGAAGGTGCTATGGGTGATGTTGAGGACGTGAATGAAGGTGCTAGGGATGATGTCGAGAAAGCGAATGACGTTGCTATGGGTGATGTTGAGAAAGCGAATGAAGGTACTATGGGTGATGTTGAGAAAACGAATGAAGTTGCTATGGGTGACAAGGAAAATAATGAGAAAGAGAATGAAGGTGCTATGGGTGATGTTGAGAAAGCGAATGAAGGTGCTAGGGATGATGTTGAGAAAGCGAATGGCGTTGCTATGGGTGATGTGGAGAAAGCGAATGAAG GTGCTATGGGTGATGTTGAGAAAGCGAATGAAGGTGCTATGGGTGATGTCGAGAAAGCGAATGAAGGTGCTAGGCATGATGTTGAGAAAGCGAATGAAG GTGCTATGGGTGATGTTGAGAAAGCGAATGAAGGTGCTACCGGTGATGTTGAGGTGGGGGAGACACCTGGAGATCCTGTGGAGGAGGTCGAAAGGATGGACGTATCCAAGTCTCAGATTCTTCCAGATACATGTGAGGTGTCAGATCACATCACACCGGAACAGTTGACAAAACCAAGCCATCCCGAACCAGTTCCTGAAAACCAAGGTGACACCGGTGTTGAAGATTCTTCCAAGAGGTCGAGcaatattgttgataatgttgaTTATAGTTTGTTGACCGAGTTTGATAAGTGGGTTGGTGAAGGGATGAAGAAACAAAGCTAG
- the LOC132050561 gene encoding uncharacterized protein LOC132050561 isoform X9: MENSPNSDDSKKVQISSDRRTRSQTLAVRKEPKKTLSLFLKKNKVYGKNHVKKSKKRKRLKNSSNLGVVVAKRRKVYDEEKEKSEDLEIGDFYVKPKKRYNPRVGAHTNVDIVNLLNEKLDAKQIQMFRETCFGHFLDLPHVVVQHQLIHHLLLKEVVEEEEDALWISIKDVSLRFGLVEFGLITGLKCTGDADKCYDSDGAGRLVDTYFSDFSELTRVPKQSLIDCFLKKRWKSDEDAVKIAVLYFIHTFLFSTVNRKQISRDEIELVESGAYETYPWGKVVFKATLESMKGKLQGKPSMYRLGGLPLAFQCWFYECCPYVNNKIAFRIDDKVPRILSWKVTKQPSFKELSRGIFNKRRDDQLKLRNISPTEFEKTTLGLPESVEIERVNEVASGDGAEVHISDEDVISALPLASWKLPKTKPDPPLKNVNWRTEFKRLSDGQSELKSEIQMLNKEFASLKDCMTASFANIFKAIESLSKKQGEKTAYEFEQLDEGNDPHDRHGDSDSSEFSASEGQENGKDSMGDKDNNEKANEGAMGDVEKANEGAMVAMGDVDKANEGAMGDVEKANEVAMGDKENNEKANEGAMGDVEEANEGARDDVEKANEVAMGDVEKANEGAMGDVEKANEVAMGDRENNEKANEGAMGDVEDVNEGARDDVEKANDVAMGDVEKANEGTMGDVEKTNEVAMGDKENNEKENEGAMGDVEKANEGARDDVEKANGVAMGDVEKANEGAMGDQENNEKANEGAMGDVEKANEGAMGDVEKANEGARHDVEKANEGAMGDMSNNEKANEGAMGDVEKANEGATGDVEVGETPGDPVEEVERMDVSKSQILPDTCEVSDHITPEQLTKPSHPEPVPENQGDTGVEDSSKRSSNIVDNVDYSLLTEFDKWVGEGMKKQS; the protein is encoded by the exons ATGGAGAATTCACCTAATTCTGATGATTCAAAAAAAGTACAAATTTCAAGTGATAGAAGAACTCGATCTCAAACACTTGCTGTTCGAAAAGAACCCAAAAAAACCCTAAGtttgttcttgaaaaaaaacaaagtatatggaaaaaatcatgtgaaaaaaagtaaaaagaggAAAAGGTTAAAGAATAGTAGTaatttgggtgttgttgttgctaAAAGGAGAAAAGTTTATGatgaagagaaggagaaaagcGAAGATTTGGAG ATTGGCGATTTTTATGTTAAACCAAAGAAGCGTTACAACCCAAGGGTTGGGGCACACACTAATGTTGATATCGTTAACTTGTTAAATGAGAAGTTGGACGCTAAGCAGATTCAGATGTTCAGGGAAACCTGCTTCGGGCATTTTCTTGATTTGCCCCATGTAGTGGTTCAGCATCAGTTGATACACCACCTATTGCTGAAGGAGGTGGTTGAGGAGGAAGAGGATGCGTTGTGGATATCAATTAAAGATGTCAGTCTGCGTTTTGGGCTTGTTGAGTTTGGTCTTATCACCGGGTTAAAGTGTACTGGCGATGCTGATAAATGCTATGATTCCGATGGAGCAGGCCGGTTAGTTGATACGTACTTTTCTGACTTTTCGGAGCTTACCAGGGTACCTAAGCAATCCTTAATTGACTGCTTCCTTAAAAAGAGATGGAAATCTGATGAGGATGCAGTCAAGATTGCTGTCCTATATTTCATACACACATTTTTGTTCTCCACTGTGAATCGTAAACAGATCTCGAGGGATGAAATTGAGCTTGTTGAGAGCGGTGCGTATGAAACGTATCCTTGGGGGAAAGTTGTCTTTAAAGCCACGCTGGAGTCTATGAAGGGTAAGTTGCAGGGGAAGCCTTCGATGTACAGGCTTGGTGGATTACCATTGGCATTCCAGTGTTGGTTTTATGAGTGTTGCCCTTATGTTAATAATAAGATTGCTTTCCGAATTGATGACAAAGTGCCCCGCATACTTAGTTGGAAAGTTACAAAGCAGCCAAGTTTTAAGGAATTGTCGCGTGGGATTTTCAATAAGAGGCGGGATGATCAG ttgaAGCTGAGGAATATATCTCCAacagaatttgagaaaacaacACTTGGTTTGCCCGAATCAGTTGAAATTGAGAGGGTTAACGAGGTAGCATCTGGAGATGGTGCTGAAGTTCATATTAGTGATGAAGACGTTATCAGTGCACTTCCTCTAGCAAGTTGGAAGCTGCCTAAAACCAAACCTGACCCCCCCTTGAAAAATGTTAACTGGAGGACCGAGTTCAAAAGACTGTCGGACGGACAGTCGGAGTTGAAGAGTGAGATTCAGATG CTCAACAAGGAGTTTGCATCGCTCAAGGACTGCATGACGGCATCctttgcaaatatttttaaagccATCGAGTCTCTGTCgaagaaacaaggagaaaagaCTGCTTACGAG ttTGAACAGCTTGATGAAGGAAATGACCCCCATGACAGACATGGCGATAGCGATTCTAGTGAGTTCAGTGCTAGTGAAGGGCAAGAGAATGGCAAGGACTCTATGGGTGACAAGGACAATAATGAGAAAGCGAATGAAG GTGCTATGGGTGATGTGGAGAAAGCGAATGAAGGTGCTATGG TTGCTATGGGTGATGTTGATAAAGCGAATGAAGGTGCTATGGGTGATGTTGAGAAAGCGAATGAAGTTGCTATGGGTGACAAGGAAAATAATGAGAAAGCGAATGAAGGTGCTATGGGTGATGTTGAGGAAGCGAATGAAGGTGCTAGGGATGATGTCGAGAAAGCGAATGAAGTTGCTATGGGTGATGTTGAGAAAGCGAATGAAGGTGCTATGGGTGATGTTGAGAAAGCGAATGAAGTTGCTATGGGTGACagggaaaataatgaaaaagcAAATGAAGGTGCTATGGGTGATGTTGAGGACGTGAATGAAGGTGCTAGGGATGATGTCGAGAAAGCGAATGACGTTGCTATGGGTGATGTTGAGAAAGCGAATGAAGGTACTATGGGTGATGTTGAGAAAACGAATGAAGTTGCTATGGGTGACAAGGAAAATAATGAGAAAGAGAATGAAGGTGCTATGGGTGATGTTGAGAAAGCGAATGAAGGTGCTAGGGATGATGTTGAGAAAGCGAATGGCGTTGCTATGGGTGATGTGGAGAAAGCGAATGAAG GTGCTATGGGTGACCAGGAAAATAATGAGAAAGCGAATGAAGGTGCTATGGGTGATGTTGAGAAAGCGAATGAAGGTGCTATGGGTGATGTCGAGAAAGCGAATGAAGGTGCTAGGCATGATGTTGAGAAAGCGAATGAAGGTGCTATGGGTGACATGAGCAATAATGAGAAAGCGAATGAAGGTGCTATGGGTGATGTTGAGAAAGCGAATGAAGGTGCTACCGGTGATGTTGAGGTGGGGGAGACACCTGGAGATCCTGTGGAGGAGGTCGAAAGGATGGACGTATCCAAGTCTCAGATTCTTCCAGATACATGTGAGGTGTCAGATCACATCACACCGGAACAGTTGACAAAACCAAGCCATCCCGAACCAGTTCCTGAAAACCAAGGTGACACCGGTGTTGAAGATTCTTCCAAGAGGTCGAGcaatattgttgataatgttgaTTATAGTTTGTTGACCGAGTTTGATAAGTGGGTTGGTGAAGGGATGAAGAAACAAAGCTAG